A genomic window from Purpureocillium takamizusanense chromosome 2, complete sequence includes:
- a CDS encoding uncharacterized protein (EggNog:ENOG503NZTW~TransMembrane:5 (o121-142i203-224o236-258i289-307o313-332i)) yields the protein MVRALPGAAAGTPAHDDTAIEAVLDSPAGSQVDDDRPQTAAASLAMDGATARPSPCGGGSNVGGDGNGRPVTTLARDKHGRFDFVRGSRLINNLPFIVGFMELGNAGDFAANVWNDVPVPIYAIVFMAIGGVVAGALSVFAFRDAFVSCRNVLFLRLQRRAIEAERQRRVQRGESLLDMDVYRAVTFREFGSETIARWFMDMLLGFGAVLICIGTFMAIGGANYDVWFASNLLSGYIGNAPIALYGLVNSGWCGYIFLKAQHHIAATAGPLKGSRAAALIKRRSRNVQTFCVINGTATILGGVGSMITATRWWGYVILIPVIMSSVFCNVWWRRRVGYTRAWAKPTPFPALSPSKLVADLEFAARAEVTIRENRDNPLQQFVADPASLPDVVAFLECHDLFDDFCLRVVSSVPDARSALGGSQPTCNELHIGVGEILALDKALHAQLLDAAQGCFRELGAEHFRNRERYTAELLGTYYLVAGNVDFDGIEDAGGATESSEK from the coding sequence ATGGTGCGTGCACTGcccggtgcggcggcggggacacCAGCCCATGACGATACGGCCATTGAGGCAGTGCTCGACAGCCCTGCCGGCAGccaagtcgacgacgaccgcccaCAGACCGCAGCGGCTTCCCTCGCCATGGATGGCGCGACGGCCCGTCCCTccccctgcggcggcggcagcaacgttggtggtgacggcAATGGGCGGCCCGTGACGACGCTCGCCAGGGACAAGCACGGCCGGTTCGACTTCGTCCGTGGCTCGCGCCTCATCAACAACCTGCCCTTCATCGTGGGCTTCATGGAGCTCGGCAACGCGGGGGACTTTGCCGCCAACGTCTGGAACGATGTTCCCGTGCCCATCTacgccatcgtcttcatggccattggcggcgtcgtcgccggcgcgctcaGCGTCTTTGCTTTTCGCGACGCCTTCGTGTCGTGCCGCAATGTCCTGTTCCTGCGCCTGCAGAGGCGGGCGATCGAGGCCGagaggcagcggcgcgtccagcgcggcgagtCGCTTCTCGACATGGACGTCTACCGGGCTGTCACGTTCCGCGAGTTCGGCAGCGAGACCATCGCCCGCTGGTTCATGGACATGCTGTTGGGTTTCGGTGCCGTCCTCATCTGCATCGGCACTTTCATGGCCATCGGAGGCGCCAACTACGATGTCTGGTTCGCGAGTAACCTGCTCTCGGGATACATCGGCAACGCACCCATCGCCCTCTACGGCCTCGTCAACTCGGGCTGGTGCGGGTACATCTTCCTCAAGGCCCAACATCACATCGCGGCGACTGCCGGACCCCTCAAGGGatcccgggcggcggctctcaTCAAGCGGCGCAGTCGCAACGTCCAAACATTCTGCGTCATCAACGGCACGGCGACGATactgggcggcgtcggctcgaTGATCACAGCCACGCGATGGTGGGGATACGTAATCCTCATCCCTGTCATAATGTCATCCGTCTTCTGCAACGTCtggtggcgtcgccgcgttGGTTACACCCGCGCGTGGGCGAAGCCGACCCCGTTCCCAGCCCTGTCTCCCAGCAAACTTGTGGCGGACCTCGAGTTcgcagcccgcgccgaggtGACCATCCGCGAGAACCGGGATAACCCTCTGCAACagttcgtcgccgacccggcCTCCCTGCCAGACGTTGTGGCTTTCCTGGAGTGTCACGACCTGTTCGACGACTTTTGCCTGCGCGTCGTCTCCTCGGTGCCCGACGCGCGCAGCGCCCTGGGCGGGTCCCAACCGACTTGCAACGAGCTTCATATCGGAGTAGGCGAGATCTTGGCCCTGGACAAGGCACTCCACGCCCAActgctcgacgcggcgcagggTTGCTTCCGGGAGCTGGGAGCAGAGCACTTCCGCAACCGCGAGCGTTACACtgccgagctgctgggcACGTACTACCTCGTTGCTGGCAATGTAGACTTTGACGGCATCGAAGACGCGGGCGGGGCGACCGAATCGAGCGAGAAATAA
- a CDS encoding uncharacterized protein (EggNog:ENOG503NYJA~COG:C~COG:H) — protein MASIAIVGGGPAGLCLGVLLHKQGIHFTIYELREPPSKDATAMPSGMLDLHEESGLAAIRACGLWDRFLPLTSDCAPSMLVMNGEKAKITYRYDGGQEYRPEIARSLLADLLLSAVPQENIRWGHKLESARRTATGRIALDFGDRGTFQHDFVVGADGAWSRVRPLVTDVKPQYGGVSLSTLRVLEASTRHPELSSLVGKGSCAILANHNGLFTHRSLRDSIWLYAIVSGGDEHAIQDRTTGLSPKEFEDMMMSDDKLFGTWSERTKALLEAACREEDALEGKVPPLKPLYMLPLDHKWEAQPGVSIIGDAAHLMMPWAGEGVNLALWDSLDIAAAIGKAWEQCNGGSGGDDSTGKLQEALLPLVAEFDGKMFARSSVAAHETWDNSRVFFFTDDGAQAMADMMPPGPPPE, from the coding sequence ATggccagcatcgccatcgtTGGGGGCGGCCCCGCTGGCCTCtgcctcggcgtcctgctTCACAAGCAGGGCATCCACTTTACAATCTACGAGCTCCGCGAGCCCCCTTCCAAGGATGCCACGGCGATGCCCTCGGGCATGCTCGACCTGCACGAGGAgtccggcctcgccgccatccgcgcGTGCGGCCTGTGGGACCGGTTCCTGCCGCTGACGAGCGACTGCGCTCCGAGCATGCTCGTGATGAATGGTGAGAAGGCGAAGATCACGTACCGATatgacggcgggcaggagtACCGCCCTGAAATAGCCCGCAGCCTGCTGGCGGACCTGCTACTCTCGGCGGTGCCCCAGGAGAACATCCGATGGGGACACAAACTGGAGTCGGCGAGGAGAACCGCGACTGGTAGGATTGCTCTCGACTTTGGCGACCGCGGCACCTTTCAGCACGATttcgttgtcggcgccgatggcgcaTGGTCAAGGGTCCGCCCGCTGGTGACGGATGTGAAGCCGCAAtacggcggcgtcagcttATCTACGCTACGGGTCCTCGAGGCGAGCACACGACATCCAGAGCTATCCTCCCTCGTGGGCAAGGGATCCTGCGCCATCCTCGCGAACCACAACGGCCTCTTTACGCACCGGAGTCTCAGAGACTCTATCTGGCTATACGCCAttgtcagcggcggcgacgagcacgccaTCCAAGACCGGACTACGGGCCTTAGTCCGAAAGAATTTGAGgacatgatgatgagcgaCGATAAGCTTTTCGGGACTTGGAGTGAGCGCACAAAGGCACTGCTGGAGGCGGCCTGccgcgaggaggacgccctcgagggcaaggtcCCGCCTCTCAAGCCCCTGTACATGCTGCCCCTGGACCACAAGTGGGAGGCCCAGCCGGGCGTGTCCAtcatcggcgacgccgcgcaccTCATGATGccctgggcgggcgagggcgtcaaccTGGCGCTGTGGGACTCTCTCGacatcgcggcggccattGGCAAGGCGTGGGAGCAGtgcaacggcggcagcggcggcgatgacagCACCGGCAAGCTCCAAGAGGcactgctgccgctcgtGGCCGAGTTCGACGGCAAGATGTTTGCGCGGtcgagcgtggcggcgcatgAGACGTGGGACAATAGTAGggtcttcttcttcactgacgacggcgcgcaggccaTGGCGGATATGATGCcccccgggccgccgcccgaatAA